The Streptomyces sp. NBC_00659 genomic interval CCGCTGCTGATCAACCAGTGGGCCAACGTGGTCCGTTGGGAGATGCGCCCGCGGGTGTTCCTGCGAACGACCGAATTTCTCTGGCAGGAGGGCCACACCGCGCACGCCACCTACGAGGACGCCCGGGACTACGCCGCGCACATCCACAAGGAGGTGTACGCCGACTTCATGGTGAACGTCCTCGGCATCGATGTCGTCCTCGGCCGGAAGACGGCGGGTGAGCGGTTCGCCGGCGCCATCAACACCCTCACGCTCGAAGGCATGATGGGCGACGGCAAGTCGCTCCAGATGGGCACCAGTCACGAGCTGGGGCAGAACTTCGCGAAGGCGTTCAACACCCGGTACCTGTCCCGGGACGGGAAACAGGAGCTCGTCTGGCAGACCTCCTGGGGGTCCTCGACCCGCATGGTGGGTGGCCTGATCATGTCGCACGGCGATGACAGTGGGTTGCGGGTGCCGCCCCGGCTCGCCCCGGTACAGGTCGTCGTCCTCGCGATCAAGGGGGACGAGGCGGTTCTGGCCAAGGTCCGCGAGATCGGCGACCGGCTGAAGGCGGCGGGGGTACGGGTCCAGGTCGACGACCGTACGGACACCCCCTTCGGGCGCCGCGCCGTCGACTGGGAGCTCAAGGGTGTCCCCGTACGCGTCGAGGTCGGCCCCCGTGACCTGGAGAGCGGTACGGCGATGCTCGCCCGCCGCATCCCCGGAGGCAAGGAGCCGGTGGCCCTCGACGCGCTGGCGGCCCTGCTCCCCGCCGTTCTGGAGGAAGACCAGGCGCTGCTCCTGAGGCAGTCCCGCGAGCGCCGCGAGTCCCGTACCTCTGACGTGTCGACGATCGACGCGGCCGTGGAGGCCGCCGTGGCCGGCGGCTGGGCGCGCATTCCCTGGGCCGACCTCGGCGAAGAGGGCGAGGCCAGGCTCGCCGAGCACGCGGTGACCGTACGGTGTCTGGTCGCCGAGGACGGGTCGGTGCCCGGCACCGACGACGCACCCGGTAACGTCGCCGTCGTCGCCCGCGCCTACTGAGCGGGCCCGCAGGGCGGCCGAAACACCACTTGCGCATCCGCCGGCCCCAGGTGCCCCGGCGTGCGGATCCCGTCTACGCGCCAGGGCGTACGTGTGACTACGTACCGGCTTGATACGAGCTGTGACGCTTATCCGCAGATCAGCGCACCCGCCCTCGTCGCGACGCATCAGTGGCAACTGACGGGTACGTGCAAATTATTTGGGATGCCCCGTAATAGGAACACGGAGGCACTCCCGCTCGTTGTCATTACGTGAGCACGACACCACCTGTTCTCGCCGCAGAGCTGGCAGGGGCGTGGGCCGACATTCAGCGGCACCACCCCGAACTGCCCGATCTTGCCGCGCCAGAGTCCCTGATCGGGGAGTCGTCGTCCGCCTGCGGACACGAACTCTCTTTCGAGCGACTGCTTCACGAAGCAGTCCACGGCATCGCCGCCGCGCGTGGAGTCCGCGACACCTCGCGCGCCGGCCGGTATCACAACCGCAGATTCCTCGCGATCGCCGAGGAGCTGGGCCTCGATCATCCCGAGGAGCCGCATCCCAGCAGTGGCTTCTCCTTGGTCACGCTCAACCCCGAGGCGAAGCGCCGCTACCGCCCGACCATCGAGCGGCTCCAGCGCGCGCTGAAGGCCCACACGGCCGCCACGTCCGCGGACACCGCCCGCTCGTTCCGCGGTCCGGCCGCCCGCCACGGCTCCTCCGGAGGAGGTGTCCGCGTCAAGGCCGTCTGCGACTGCGGGCGCAACGTGCGCGTGGTCCCGTCGGTCCTCGCGCAAGCACCGATCGTGTGCGGAGGGTGCGGTAAACCCTTCCGGATTCCGGAGGTGGTCGGGGCGGCCGCGGGCTGAGGTGCGCGCTCCACCGGCGTCTCGTGGGTGCCGGACGAGTTCGCGCGGCCCGTGAGCAGTCGTGCCTCCCCCACTGCCCTGGAGCACGTGGGGGAATTCAGGAGGCACGAGTGCGCGCGGGCGGCCTCTCTCCGACGTCCCCGGCGGCCGGTCCACCACCGCCCCTGCCTGACGGGCACCCGGAACACCGGGTGCACGCTGAGGCATGGCCCCGCTCAGGCAGGGCTCCGCCGGGCCCGCGCCTCGCCGAGGCGTGGGCTCGCCCTGGGCTCGCACACCCTCGGTCCGGGCGGACCGCAGGATGTGGCAGAATGGTCAGCTGTACTCGACAGCCGCATAGGACCCCTCTCTCCTCCGGCTGACGCGTCCATCGGGCACTCGGGTACCGCAACCCCACGCGGCCATCTCTGCGTGCCCAACCCCGTCAAGACCAGGAGACACCACTTCCGTGGCAGTCAAGATCAAGCTGAAGCGTCTGGGCAAGATCCGTTCGCCTCACTACCGCATCGTCGTCGCCGACTCCCGTACCCGCCGTGATGGCCGGGCCATCGAGGAGATCGGTCTGTACCACCCGGTGCAGAACCCTTCGCGCATCGAGGTCGACTCGGACCGTGCGCAGTACTGGCTGGGTGTCGGCGCGCAGCCGACCGAGCCCGTGCTCGCCATCCTGAAGCTGACCGGTGACTGGCAGAAGTTCAAGGGCCTGCCGGCCCCGGCTCCGCTGCTCGTCGCCGAGCCGAAGGCCGCGCGCCCGCTGTTCGACGCCCTCGGTGGCGAGGACACGGGCAAGGGTGAGGCCATCACCCAGAAGAAGAAGGCTGAGAAGAAGGACGAGGCCCCGGCCGAGTCCGAGTCGACCGAGGCCTGAGCATGCTCGAGGAGGCTCTCGAGCACCTCGTGAAGGGCATCGTCGACAACCCCGACGACGTGCAGGTCGCCTCGCGCGACCTGCGCCGCGGGCGCGTACTCGAGGTCCGGGTCCACCCGGACGACCTCGGCAAGGTGATCGGCCGCAACGGCCGCACCGCACGCGCTCTGCGCACCGTCGTGGGCGCCATCGGCGGCCGCGGTGTCCGCGTCGACCTCGTCGACGTGGACCACGTCCGCTGACGCAACAGGCAGCACCGGCTCGGGCCGGGGAGGGCTTACGAGCCGTCCTCGGCCCGTAGTCGTCTGCGCACCCGTATCCGAAGCATTGCCGTCGGTACACGACAGGAGATCAAGCACAGTGCAGCTGGTAGTCGCTCGCGTCGGCCGAGCCCACGGCATCAAGGGCGAGGTCACCGTGGAGGTCCGCACCGACGAGCCGGAGCTGCGGCTCGGACCCGGTGCCGTCCTGCTCACCGATCCGGCCTCCGCCGGACCGCTGACCATCGAGACGGGCCGCGTCCACAGCGGCCGTCTCCTGCTGCGCTTCGCCGGCGTACGCGACCGGAACGGCGCCGAGGCGCTGCGCAACACCCTGCTGATCGCCGAGGTCGACCCGGACGTGACGCCGGAGGACCCGGACGAGTACTACGACCACCAGCTCATGGACCTGGACGTGGTCACCACGGACGGCACCGAGGTCGGCCGGATCACCGAGATCTCGCACCTGCCCTCGCAGGACCTGTTCGTGGTCGAGCGGGAGGACGGCACCGAGGTGCTGATCCCGTTCGTCGAGGAGATCGTCGTCGAGATCGACCTGGAGGAGCAGCGGGCCGTCATCGACCCGCCGCCCGGCCTGATCGACGACCGCGCGGAGGTCGTGTCCACCCGGGACGAGGAGAACGGCTCCGCCGCGGCCGGCGAGGACGTCACGGGGGCCGGCGCCTGATGCGGCTCGACGTCGTCACGATCTTCCCCGAGTACCTGGAGCCCCTGAACGTCTCGCTCGTCGGCAAGGCCCGCGCGCGTGGCCAGCTGAACGTGCACGTGCACGACCTCCGTGACTGGACGTACGACCGGCACAACACGGTCGACGATACGCCCTACGGCGGCGGCCCCGGCATGGTCATGAAGACCGAGCCCTGGGGCGACGCCCTGGATTCCGCTCTGGCGGACGGGTACGAGACGGGCTCCCACGGGCCTGCCCTCGTGGTCCCCACCCCCAGCGGGCGCCCGTTCACCCAGGAACTCGCCGTGGAGCTCTCCGAACGCCCCTGGCTGGTCTTCGCGCCCGCGCGCTACGAGGGCATCGACCGCCGTGTCATCGACGAGTACGCGACGAGGATGCCCGTCTACGAGGTGTCCATCGGCGACTACGTGCTCGCCGGCGGCGAGGCGGCCGTCCTCGTCGTCACCGAGGCCGTGGCCCGACTGCTGCCGGGTGTCCTCGGCAACGCCGAGTCCCACCGGGACGACTCCTTCGCCCCCGGCGCCATGGCCAACCTCCTGGAGGGCCCGGTGTACACCAAGCCCCCGCTGTGGCGCGGCCGTGAGATCCCCGACGTGCTGGTCAGCGGCCACCACGGGAAGATCGCCCGCTGGCGCCGCGACGAGGCCCTGCGCCGTACGGCGGCGAACCGGCCCGACCTCATCGAGCGCTGCGAAGCCTCCGCCTTCGACAAGAAGGACCGTGAGATGCTCTCGATCCTGGGCTGGCGACCGGCTCCCGACGGCCGATTTTGGTGCAGGCCCGAGACCGTGGAAGAATAGGCCGCTGCTCTCCGTCGTCCGGCGTGCGCCCCTGCCACAGGGGGATACGACGCCCGTCCCGACGAGACGGCATCATCTTCGAACCTCTCTCCCGTTGATGACCTGTGGCATCAGCGAAGAAAGCAGACAAAATGACTCACCTGCTCGACTCCGTCGACGGCGCGTCGCTGCGCACCGACATCCCGGCCTTCCGCCCGGGTGACACGGTCAACGTCCACGTCCGCGTCATCGAGGGCAACCGCTCCCGTGTGCAGCAGTTCAAGGGCGTAGTCATCCGCCGCCAGGGCGCCGGTGTCCGCGAGACCTTCTCGGTCCGCAAGGTCTCGTTCTCCGTCGGCGTCGAGCGCACCTTCCCGGTGCACACCCCGATCGTCGAGAAGATCGAGGTCGTCACCCGCGGTGACGTGCGTCGCGCCAAGCTGTACTACCTCCGTGACCTGCGCGGCAAGGCCGCGAAGATCAAGGAGAAGCGCGACCGCTGAGCCGGTGCCGCCGCGGTGACCCGTCGGCGACCGAGCCGGTAAGAAGGTGTCTCAGGGAGGCCGGATAGCATCTGGCCCCGATGGACACCGAAGCACAGCCCGTGGAGCGCGACCGCTCCTCCCGCCCTTCCGCTTCCGAGGAGATCTCGGACACAGCGGGGCCGGAGGAGCGGTCGCGTTCTGCGTTCTCCGACAAGATCGCCGAGTGGCTTCCCGGAGGCCGGATCACCCTGACCGTGCTGGTCTGTCTGGTATTCCTGCTGCTTGTCAGCCGCTTCGTGATGCAGCCGTTCGAAATTCCCAGCGGCTCCATGGAGTCCGGATTGAGGATCGGGGACCGCGTTCTCGTAAACAAGTTGGCGTACCGTTTCGGTTCCGAGCCGCAGCGGGGCGATGTCGTCGTCTTCGACGGCACCGGTTATTTCGGGAACGCGGACTACGTCAAACGCGTCGTCGGAGTAGGGGGAGACCACGTGGTCTGCTGCGACAAGGAGGGGAGACTCGAAGTGAACGGCCGAGCGGTCGACGAGTCGACATTTCTCTATCGGGGTGACAACCCGTCCGAGGTGCCCTTCGACGTCGTCGTGCCCCAGCGGTCCCTGTTCCTCCTGGGCGATCACCGCAGCCGCTCCCGCGACTCCCGTGATCATCTGGGCTCGCCCGGCGGCGGCATGGTCCCCGTCGGCGATGTCATCGGCAGGGCCGACTGGATCGCCTGGCCCGTGGGCCACGAGACCCGTCTGACGCGTCCCGACGCCTACGCGCGTGTACCGGCCGCCGGGGGTGCGCATGGGTAACCGTGGACGGGCGCGCGGGGTCTCCGCCAGCGCCGCCGACAACCTGCTCCCCACCGGATCCCGGCGCGCCGCCGGAGGCGCCGCCAGGCCCAGCCGGGTCGAGCGTCGCAAACTCGCGCGCAAGATCAAGCGGCGCAGGCGCCGCTCGGCGGTCAAGGAGATACCCCTCCTCGTCGGCGTCGCCGTCCTGATAGCCCTGGTCCTCAAGACGTTCCTCGTCCAGGCCTTCGTGATCCCGTCGGGCTCCATGGAGAACACGATCCAGATCGGCGACCGCGTCCTGGTGGACAAGTTCACCCCGTGGTTCGGCTCCGAGCCCAAGCGCGGTGACGTCGTCGTCTTCAAGGACCCCGGAGGCTGGCTCACCGCCGAGGACACCCAGAAGAAGAGCGACCCCGTGGTCGTCAAGCAGTTCAAGGAGGGCCTGACCTTCATCGGTCTGCTGCCCTCCGACAACGAGAAGGATCTGATCAAGCGGGTCGTCGGACTCGGCGGGGACACCGTCAAGTGCTGCGACGTACAGGGCCGGGTGACCGTGAACGGCACCCCTCTGACCGAGCCGTACATCTACGCCGGGGACAAACCGTCGGACTTCTCCTTCGAGGTGAAGGTGCCCGCGGGCCGTCTGTTCGTGCTGGGCGACCACCGGGGCAACTCGGCGGACTCCCGTTACCACCGCACCGACAAGTTCTCCGGCACCGTCTCCGAGGACTCGGTCGTGGGCCGCGCGATGGTCATCGGCTGGCCCATCGGTCACTGGACCCGTCTGCAGGAGCCGAACACGTTCTCGACGGTGGCCGACGCGCCTGGAGGGTCGGCTTCCGCTCCAGCTCTGTCGCATAGGGTGGCCTCTGCGGATCCAGACGGATTGATCCCGCTCCCGAGCCCTGCGGAACTCCCGCTCGTTATGGGAGTGGTGGGCCTGCGCCGAATACGACGCGGGCGGCGGCACGGAGTGAGGAGTGGATGTGGGGGATGTGGCGGTCGGCGCGCGTTCTGGGCACGAAGGTCCCGAAGGGCAGCCGGAGCGGCCCGAGGATGCGGCTGCACCGGCCGTAGAACCCGGTTCGGGTTCCGGGAGCGGCTCCGAGGACGGTGACGTCCCGACCGGGCGTCCCGAACGGGACCCCAAGTCCACCAAACAGCGCTCCTTCTGGAAGGAGCTGCCGATCCTGATCGGCATCGCTCTGGTCCTTGCGCTGATCATCAAGACGTTCCTGGTGCAGGCGTTCTCGATCCCGTCGGACTCGATGCAGAACACCCTCCAGCAGGGTGACCGCGTCCTGGTCGACAAGCTGACTCCGTGGTTCGGCTCCGAGCCGGAGCGCGGCGAGGTCGTCGTCTTCCACGACCCGGACAACTGGTTGGCGGGCGAGCCCACGGCCGACCCGAACGCCCTGCAGACGGTCCTCAGCTGGATCGGCCTGATGCCGTCCGCCGAGGAGAAGGACCTCATCAAGCGCGTCATCGGCGTCGCCGGTGACACGGTCGAGTGCAAGAACACCGGCCCGCTGAAGGTCAACGGCAAGGCACTGAACGAGTCGTCGTACGTGTACGCGGGGAACACCCCGTGCAGCCAGGACGAGGACGGCGGTCAGTTCAAGGTCAAGGTCCCCAAGGGCATGATCTGGGTGATGGGCGACCACCGCCAGAACTCGCGGGACTCGCGCTACAACCAGGCGGACAAGCACCACGGCATGGTGCCGGTGAACGACGTCGTCGGCCGCGCCATCGTCAAGGCCTGGCCCATCAACCGCTGGGGCACCCTCCCGGTGCCGGACACTTTCGACCAGCCCGGTCTGAGCGCCCAGGCGGCCGCGGCGGTCACCTCGCCGGGGTCGGTGGCCCTGCTGGGCGCCGTGCCGCTGGTACTGGTGCGACGCAGGCGCAAGGCGTCCAAGGACGACTGAACCGCCGCACGGCCTTCGGGGCCGGCCTCTCCGGACATGTCCGGAGAGGCCGGCCCCGCTCGTTTCCCCGCACGGATCCGGTCCGCTCCGGCGATCGTGATCCAGCGGGGGCTGACCCCGCACCGTACCCCCGGGTAAGGTGCGGGCCCATGGGTGGCGAGAGCGCAACACGTACGGCCCCGCGCAGCGGCGGCACCGGCAAGGCCCCGGTGGGCAGCAAGACCGGACAGCGGTTGTCCGGGCTGGCTGTCGCACTCGGTCTGGTGCTGTTCCTCGGCGGATTCGCCTGGGCGGCGTTGGTCTACCGGCCGTACACCGTTCCCACGAGTTCGATGGCACCGACGATCAAGATCGGCGACCGGGTCCTGGCGCAGCGTGTCGACGGCAGCGAGGTCCGCCGCGGTGACGTCGTCGTCTTCGAGGACAAGACCTGGGTCACGGGCTCGTCCGTGGTCAAGCGCGTGGTCGCCGTCGGCGGCGACACCGTCGCCTGCTGCACCGACGGCAAGCTGACCGTCAACGGCAAGAAGATCGACGAATCGTATCTGCCCGAGGGAAGCCTCGCCGAGCTCACGGGCTTCCCGACCGTGAAGGTCCCCGAGGGACGGCTGTTCCTGCTGGGCGACGAGCGGCGCGGCTCCCTGGACTCCACCGCGCACCTCACGGACGCGGCCGGTGGCACCGTGGCGCGCGGCGCCGTCGAGGCCCGGGTGGAAGCCGTCGCCTGGCCGATGAACGGCATGCTCGCCCGCCCCGACGGCTTCAAGGAACTCGGTGCCCTGTCCCGGCCCGGACCGCTCCCCACGATGATCGCCCTGGTGATCGCGGGCGCCGTCCTCGTACTGGGCGGCGCGGCGTACGGGCCGGTCGCCAAGCTGGCCGGCCGTTCCCGCGCGCGCACGGAGTCCGCCGGTGCCCGCTGAGGCGGCTGTTTCGGACGAGGGCCCCGGCCGGGACGGGCTGCGCAAGGTCGCCCGGGTCGTGCTGCTCGACCCGAGGGACCGCGTCCTGCTGCTGCACGGTCACGAGCCGGACGATCCCTCCGACGACTGGTGGTTCACGCCCGGCGGCGGCGTGGAGGGCGACGAGACCCGGGAGCAGGCGGCCCTGCGGGAACTCCTGGAGGAGACTGGGATCACCGAGGTCGAACTGGGCCCCGTGCTGTGGCGGCGGACCTGCTCGTTCCCGTTCGCGGGCAGGCGCTGGGACCAGGACGAGTGGTACTTCCTCGCCCGTACCACCCAGACCGCCACGGCGGCCACGGGCCTGACGGAGCTGGAGCGGCGCAGCGTCGCCGGATCGCGTTGGTGGACGTGCCGGGAACTGACCGAGGCACATGAGACGGTGTATCCGACCAAGCTCGCCGAGCTGCTGCGCAGGGTGCTCGACGAGGGGCCCCCGGCCACGCCCGAGGTCCTCGACACGGAAATCGTCTAGGGGCTCTCCGGGCTGGCGCACAATAGGGGAACGCACGGCTGAAGGGGAACATGCCATGAGCGCCGAGGACCTCGAGAAGTACGAGACCGAGATGGAGCTGAAGCTCTATCGGGAGTATCGCGATGTCGTCGGTCTGTTCAAATATGTGATCGAGACCGAGCGGCGCTTCTATCTCACCAACGACTACGAGATGCAGGTGCACTCGGTCCAGGGTGAGGTGTTTTTCGAGGTGTCCATGGCGGATGCCTGGGTTTGGGACATGTATCGGCCCGCCCGCTTCGTGAAACAGGTGCGCGTCCTTACTTTCAAGGACGTGAACATCGAGGAGCTGAACAAGAACGATCTGGAGCTGCCGGGCGGCTGAGATCCGGGTGACGGAGATGCGGATGGGTGAGGTCCGGCGGCCGAGGTCGGGCCGGCC includes:
- the trmD gene encoding tRNA (guanosine(37)-N1)-methyltransferase TrmD, whose translation is MRLDVVTIFPEYLEPLNVSLVGKARARGQLNVHVHDLRDWTYDRHNTVDDTPYGGGPGMVMKTEPWGDALDSALADGYETGSHGPALVVPTPSGRPFTQELAVELSERPWLVFAPARYEGIDRRVIDEYATRMPVYEVSIGDYVLAGGEAAVLVVTEAVARLLPGVLGNAESHRDDSFAPGAMANLLEGPVYTKPPLWRGREIPDVLVSGHHGKIARWRRDEALRRTAANRPDLIERCEASAFDKKDREMLSILGWRPAPDGRFWCRPETVEE
- the proS gene encoding proline--tRNA ligase, whose product is MAKAPVLTPRADDFPRWYQDLINKAELADNGPVRGTMVIRPYGYGLWERMQQEMDARIKEAGAQNAYFPLFIPQSYLTREAEHVEGFAPELAVVTHGGGKELEEPVVVRPTSETIVNEYFSKWVQSYRDLPLLINQWANVVRWEMRPRVFLRTTEFLWQEGHTAHATYEDARDYAAHIHKEVYADFMVNVLGIDVVLGRKTAGERFAGAINTLTLEGMMGDGKSLQMGTSHELGQNFAKAFNTRYLSRDGKQELVWQTSWGSSTRMVGGLIMSHGDDSGLRVPPRLAPVQVVVLAIKGDEAVLAKVREIGDRLKAAGVRVQVDDRTDTPFGRRAVDWELKGVPVRVEVGPRDLESGTAMLARRIPGGKEPVALDALAALLPAVLEEDQALLLRQSRERRESRTSDVSTIDAAVEAAVAGGWARIPWADLGEEGEARLAEHAVTVRCLVAEDGSVPGTDDAPGNVAVVARAY
- a CDS encoding NUDIX hydrolase, whose amino-acid sequence is MPAEAAVSDEGPGRDGLRKVARVVLLDPRDRVLLLHGHEPDDPSDDWWFTPGGGVEGDETREQAALRELLEETGITEVELGPVLWRRTCSFPFAGRRWDQDEWYFLARTTQTATAATGLTELERRSVAGSRWWTCRELTEAHETVYPTKLAELLRRVLDEGPPATPEVLDTEIV
- the rpsP gene encoding 30S ribosomal protein S16 — encoded protein: MAVKIKLKRLGKIRSPHYRIVVADSRTRRDGRAIEEIGLYHPVQNPSRIEVDSDRAQYWLGVGAQPTEPVLAILKLTGDWQKFKGLPAPAPLLVAEPKAARPLFDALGGEDTGKGEAITQKKKAEKKDEAPAESESTEA
- the rimM gene encoding ribosome maturation factor RimM (Essential for efficient processing of 16S rRNA), producing MQLVVARVGRAHGIKGEVTVEVRTDEPELRLGPGAVLLTDPASAGPLTIETGRVHSGRLLLRFAGVRDRNGAEALRNTLLIAEVDPDVTPEDPDEYYDHQLMDLDVVTTDGTEVGRITEISHLPSQDLFVVEREDGTEVLIPFVEEIVVEIDLEEQRAVIDPPPGLIDDRAEVVSTRDEENGSAAAGEDVTGAGA
- the lepB gene encoding signal peptidase I, yielding MDTEAQPVERDRSSRPSASEEISDTAGPEERSRSAFSDKIAEWLPGGRITLTVLVCLVFLLLVSRFVMQPFEIPSGSMESGLRIGDRVLVNKLAYRFGSEPQRGDVVVFDGTGYFGNADYVKRVVGVGGDHVVCCDKEGRLEVNGRAVDESTFLYRGDNPSEVPFDVVVPQRSLFLLGDHRSRSRDSRDHLGSPGGGMVPVGDVIGRADWIAWPVGHETRLTRPDAYARVPAAGGAHG
- the lepB gene encoding signal peptidase I, whose translation is MGDVAVGARSGHEGPEGQPERPEDAAAPAVEPGSGSGSGSEDGDVPTGRPERDPKSTKQRSFWKELPILIGIALVLALIIKTFLVQAFSIPSDSMQNTLQQGDRVLVDKLTPWFGSEPERGEVVVFHDPDNWLAGEPTADPNALQTVLSWIGLMPSAEEKDLIKRVIGVAGDTVECKNTGPLKVNGKALNESSYVYAGNTPCSQDEDGGQFKVKVPKGMIWVMGDHRQNSRDSRYNQADKHHGMVPVNDVVGRAIVKAWPINRWGTLPVPDTFDQPGLSAQAAAAVTSPGSVALLGAVPLVLVRRRRKASKDD
- a CDS encoding DUF2469 domain-containing protein; this encodes MSAEDLEKYETEMELKLYREYRDVVGLFKYVIETERRFYLTNDYEMQVHSVQGEVFFEVSMADAWVWDMYRPARFVKQVRVLTFKDVNIEELNKNDLELPGG
- the lepB gene encoding signal peptidase I, which codes for MGGESATRTAPRSGGTGKAPVGSKTGQRLSGLAVALGLVLFLGGFAWAALVYRPYTVPTSSMAPTIKIGDRVLAQRVDGSEVRRGDVVVFEDKTWVTGSSVVKRVVAVGGDTVACCTDGKLTVNGKKIDESYLPEGSLAELTGFPTVKVPEGRLFLLGDERRGSLDSTAHLTDAAGGTVARGAVEARVEAVAWPMNGMLARPDGFKELGALSRPGPLPTMIALVIAGAVLVLGGAAYGPVAKLAGRSRARTESAGAR
- a CDS encoding RNA-binding protein, with the protein product MLEEALEHLVKGIVDNPDDVQVASRDLRRGRVLEVRVHPDDLGKVIGRNGRTARALRTVVGAIGGRGVRVDLVDVDHVR
- the rplS gene encoding 50S ribosomal protein L19, translating into MTHLLDSVDGASLRTDIPAFRPGDTVNVHVRVIEGNRSRVQQFKGVVIRRQGAGVRETFSVRKVSFSVGVERTFPVHTPIVEKIEVVTRGDVRRAKLYYLRDLRGKAAKIKEKRDR